TTCAAAATCAAGGGAATGAAAAAGGTGTTGTCCTCTTTGAATGTGAAGTTCCCTTAAGCGAAATGTTTGGTTACTCGACAACACTCCGTTCACTCAGCTCGGGCCGTGCGACATACACCATGGAGCCTAGCCACTTTGAACGTGTTCCTACAAAAATCCAAGAAGAAATTACAAAGAGACAATAAATGGCAAAAGAACCGAAGGTAAAAGAACCTAGTAGAAAAAAGATAAGGGTCCGCCTTAAAGGGTATGACCAGCGCATTCTTGACCGCTCAACTGCCGATATTGTTGAGACAGCAAAGAGAACTGGCGCGCGGATTGTTGGACCGATTCCCCTTCCTACAAAGCGAGAAATCTACACTGTCCTCCGCTCACCTCACGTTGACCGGAAGTCGCGAGAGCAATTTGAGATCCGTACTCATATTCGCCTTCTCGACATTATCAACCCAACACTCGACACGATCGACAAGCTTAAAGTCCTTCCTGTCGCGGCTGGTGTTGATATCAAAATTAAGGCCTAATGGCTGACAGACCTTTATTTCAAAAGCCCCAGAAATCTTGGGGCTTTTTTCATCCTTTAAATAATTCCCTTTAGATTTTTAGTTCGTAGTCTCTCTTTATTGTATCACTTATATGAGATTTGAAATGAAAATTTTGAAAAGTCTCTCATATTTGCTATCCTTTTGCTTATATTAACGTTAAAGGGCCTGGTATCAGTGGCCCAGGAAAGCATGTTGTCACTGGTGATTGGAACGTTTACCCCGTTGAGTGGACTGACTTCCATGAAGTTCCTGATTCAACCGGGCAAAAAAAGATTGCTCCTTCTCTGTACAACCAATGCACCGGGTATGACACTGCGCAGTTAGAGAAGTTTCAAATGAAAAGTCTCAAAGAAGAAAATCCCAAACTAAAGGTGCTTATTTCGATTGGTGGATGGAACTGAGGAACCGCCGATGATTACCAAAACTATTTAACCTTCCTTAAAGAGCTTCAAGCGCAAATCCAAAGTTCAGAAAACGGATTAATCGTAACCATAGCCTCGGCTCCTTTTGTTCCAAGTGGGACTCTATAGCTAAAATATTTCGTTTTAGTTATAATTTTTTGAATGACATATTCGCTAGATTTTAGAAAAAAAGTTCTATCGATCCGAAGCAAAGAAAAATTAAGCTTTGCCCAAGTAGCAAGACGCTTTGGAGTAAGTGTAAATAGTGTGTTTCTCTGGTCTAAGAGGTTAGAGCCGAGGCGCACTAAAATCAGACCTGCAATAAAGATTGATAGAGAGATCTTGATGGAGGATATCAAGAAATACCCTGATGCCTTCAACTATGAATGAGCAAACCGTCTCAAAGTAAGCACTTCAGGCATTCGGTGTG
The window above is part of the Candidatus Neptunochlamydia sp. REUL1 genome. Proteins encoded here:
- the rpsJ gene encoding 30S ribosomal protein S10; amino-acid sequence: MAKEPKVKEPSRKKIRVRLKGYDQRILDRSTADIVETAKRTGARIVGPIPLPTKREIYTVLRSPHVDRKSREQFEIRTHIRLLDIINPTLDTIDKLKVLPVAAGVDIKIKA
- a CDS encoding IS630 transposase-related protein is translated as MTYSLDFRKKVLSIRSKEKLSFAQVARRFGVSVNSVFLWSKRLEPRRTKIRPAIKIDREILMEDIKKYPDAFNYE